In Helianthus annuus cultivar XRQ/B chromosome 8, HanXRQr2.0-SUNRISE, whole genome shotgun sequence, a single genomic region encodes these proteins:
- the LOC110873661 gene encoding WD repeat-containing protein 44, whose product MTTHETEDNNIFHDSYDRLLSSTSCSSSSCSENGDGDDDVMLIDSNCSSFGRLLPVPRFPMGVLNSYDVWISRPESVDERRVRLLRQMGLLRGSTRTGHKLDATDSKFGKFDSPDDSSTIRSNSADITQQCSITSNFNMCHESSSVNEIVENDNSTVLSNLDVSSNSNDGEAVCLIKDLDNGKEFVVDEVREDGMWRKLKEVGTGRRLTMEEFEMCVGRSPIVQELMRRQNVEAGDEDLREMNNGGNESKLKKKGGWLKNIKNVACLASSVAGYKERRSSDERDTSSEKGGRRSSSATDDSQDVSFHSPERVRVRQYGKSCKDLTGLYRRQEIQAHSGSIWTMKFSLDGKYLATAGEDCVIHVWQVVLSDRKGDLLFDKLEDGNLNGLLLSNGSPEIGLASPNLDRQVERKRRGRLSMSRKSTSLDHIVVPETLFGLSEKPLCSFEGHLDDVLDLSWSKSQHLLSSSMDKTVRLWQLSSKSCLKIFSHNDYVTCIQFNPVDDRYFISGSLDAKVRLWSIPDHQVVDWNDMHEMVTAACYTPDGQGALVGSYKGSCYLYDTTENKLQQKSEINLQNKNKKTRHKKITGFQFVPGTSEVLITSADSRVRVVDGLDLIHKFKGFHNTNRQISASVASNGKYVVCASEDSQVYVWKHEGESRASRNKSVTVTHSYEYFHCQDVSVAIPWPGEPNRLSGDHFDDVSAVNHPPTPEDQFNSGPFDGIISSASNGYFFDRFSATWPEEKLVSTTKNQSKHKSVDFSNGSSPSKLGWGMVIVTAGLRGEIRTFQNFGLPVRL is encoded by the exons ATGACCACTCACGAAACCGAAGATAATAACATTTTTCACGACTCATACGATCGGTTACTGTCCTCAACATCGTGTTCTTCCTCTTCGTGTTCGGAAAACGGTGACGGAGACGATGACGTCATGCTGATTGACTCGAATTGTAGTAGTTTTGGACGATTGTTACCTGTACCTAGGTTTCCAATGGGCGTTTTGAACAGTTATGATGTCTGGATCTCGCGGCCGGAGTCCGTAGATGAACGCCGTGTGCGGTTGCTCCGGCAGATGGGCCTGCTTCGTGGTTCCACTCGTACTGGACATAAGTTAGATGCTACGGATTCGAAATTCGGTAAGTTTGACTCACCGGATGACTCCAGTACAATTAGATCGAATTCGGCCGATATTACTCAACAGTGTAGTATTACTTCTAATTTTAATATGTGTCATGAAAGTAGTTCTGTTAATGAGATCGTTGAGAATGATAATTCTACGGTTTTGTCGAATTTGGATGTTAGTAGTAATAGTAATGATGGAGAGGCAGTGTGTTTGATTAAGGATTTGGATAATGGGAAGGAGTTTGTGGTTGATGAGGTTAGAGAGGACGGTATGTGGCGGAAGCTTAAGGAAGTTGGGACAGGGAGGCGGTTAACGATGGAAGAGTTCGAGATGTGTGTTGGCCGTTCGCCGATCGTTCAGGAGTTAATGAGACGGCAGAATGTGGAAGCTGGTGATGAGGACCTACGAGAGATGAATAACGGTGGGAATGAGTCGAAGTTGAAGAAGAAGGGCGGGTGGTTGAAGAATATTAAGAATGTGGCGTGTTTAGCGAGTTCGGTTGCAGGGTATAAGGAGAGACGGAGTAGTGACGAGAGAGATACATCGTCGGAAAAGGGTGGGAGGCGGTCCAGCTCTGCTACCGATGATAGTCAAGACGTTTCGTTTCATAGTCCGGAGAGAGTGCGGGTGCGACAGTACGGGAAGTCGTGCAAAGATCTAACGGGGTTGTATAGAAGGCAGGAGATACAGGCTCACAGTGGGTCGATCTGGACTATGAAGTTCAGTTTGGATGGGAAGTATCTCGCTACTGCCGGTGAGGATTGTGTTATTCATGTCTGGCAAGTTGTGTTGTCGGATAGAAAAGGCGATCTTTTGTTTGATAAACTAGAAGACGGGAATTTGAATGGGTTACTACTGTCGAATGGGTCGCCAGAAATAGGTTTGGCGTCACCGAATTTGGATCGTCAAGTTGAAAGAAAGAGAAGAGGAAGGTTATCGATGAGCAGAAAATCGACTAGTCTGGACCATATTGTTGTGCCGGAAACTTTGTTTGGACTCTCGGAAAAACCGTTGTGTTCTTTTGAAGGACATCTGGATGATGTGCTTGATCTGTCATGGTCCAAATCTCAG CATTTGCTTTCATCGTCAATGGACAAAACCGTGCGGTTGTGGCAGTTGTCTAGCAAGTCATGTTTGAAGATATTTTCTCACAATGACTATG TAACTTGCATCCAGTTCAATCCGGTTGATGATAGATATTTCATCAGTGGATCACTTGATGCGAAAGTTCGCTTATGGAGCATTCCTGATCATCAAGTGGTTGATTGGAATGATATGCATGAAATGGTCACTGCTGCTTGCTATACACCAGATGGTCAG GGTGCACTTGTTGGTTCATACAAGGGGAGCTGCTATTTATATGACACGACTG AAAATAAGTTACAACAAAAAAGCGAGATCAACCTTCagaacaaaaacaagaaaacccgTCATAAAAAGATCACTGGTTTTCAG TTTGTTCCAGGTACATCAGAAGTGCTTATTACATCTGCAGATTCACGTGTTCGTGTTGTTGATGGCCTTGATTTAATTCACAAGTTTAAAG GCTTTCACAACACAAACAGGCAAATTTCAGCCTCGGTGGCATCAAACGGGAAATACGTAGTTTGTGCAAGTGAGGATTCTCAAGTGTATGTTTGGAAGCATGAAGGTGAATCCCGGGCTAGCAGAAACAAAAGCGTAACCGTTACTCATTCCTACGAGTACTTCCACTGTCAAGATGTATCAGTAGCCATCCCGTGGCCCGGAGAACCTAACAGGCTTAGTGGGGACCACTTTGATGACGTGTCAGCGGTGAACCATCCACCAACACCTGAAGATCAATTTAATAGCGGCCCGTTTGACGGAATCATTTCTAGCGCCAGCAATGGGTACTTTTTTGACCGCTTTTCCGCCACATGGCCCGAGGAAAAACTGGTTTCGACCACAAAGAACCAAAGTAAACATAAGAGTGTAGATTTTTCAAACGGGTCCAGCCCGAGTAAGTTGGGCTGGGGTATGGTTATTGTTACAGCTGGGCTTCGTGGGGAAATCAGAACATTCCAGAATTTTGGATTGCCGGTTCGATTATAG